The Pirellulales bacterium genomic interval GCGCCGCTGCACTGCGTCATTTTGCGGGGGGCTAAGCAAACCATTGTTCGCCGTTGGACGCTCGATACTCGCTTGAACGAAGGCGCGTTCGACGAATCGCCGCTCCGGCTGCACGATCGTTTAACCGTGGGGCCGATTCAATTTGAAGTTGTCGACGACGAAGGTGAGCGTTCCCAAGAGGCGAAGCGCTCCGCGGAAAACGAACAGCTTTTGGGATTGTTGTCGGAATTGCAAACTGATCTGCAATCGCTCAAAGATCAACGACAACAGTGGCAGGCCGCTCATGAACAAGAGCAACAACTGCTGGCCCGGCAACAACAACAGGTCGACGAGCAGCGACAACAGGTCGATGAACAAAGTCGGCAGTCCGTTGCGGAGCAGCAATCGTGGGCGCTGGAACGCGAACGTCTGAACGAGGAGCGAACGAGGCTTGCCCAGCAAGCGGCCGAGTTCGAAAGCGAACGCGCGGCGATAGAAACCCAGCAGCAGGCTGTGCAGGAACAACGCCTGCAAGAAGAAGCAGCCTGCCGGCAACTGCAAATCACGCTTCACGAGCGCGAAGCGGCAACCTGCCAAAGCGAAGCGCTGCTAGCTGCGCAACATGCCAAAATACTGGAACATGAAACGCTGCTGAAGGAACGAGAATCGCACCTTCAACAAAGGGCGTGTGAGCTGGATGCCCAGGCCGCTGCGTCAGAACTTCGGGCCGCAACTTTGGAAACCCAGGCCAGAGCGTTGGAGGCTCGTACCGCGGAGCTGGATGCTCAAGCGATTGCCTTTCAAGCTCAATCTTCGGCGCTGGAAGCTCAGGCCGGCGCGCTGGCAGCGCAAACGGACGATCTAACCCGTCGAGAAGCTGAGCTCCAACAAGCGGCGGCGTTGGCGCAGTCTCCTCTATCGGCCACTTCAGATGTCGATTTGGAGGCTCAGCAAGCCGCTCTGACAGCACTTCGGGAACAATTGAATGCCGCGCAGGCCCAGTTCGATGCCGATCGCCAGGCATGGCTTTCGCAACAACAGGGTTGGCAAGCGGAGCGCTCCACTTGGGAAGCACAACAGCATGCCCGCGAAGCCGAAAAAGCCACTTGGGATGAAGAAAAAGAATCACGGAAAAACCGAAGCGCTGAGTGGGACAGCCAGCATGCCCGCCATGTCAACGAGTTGCAAAGTCAGCAGGCAGAGCTGAAACAATTGCAATTGACGGTGGCGCAGGAGCAGACATCTCTTCATCAACAACAGCAGGAATTTAAACTCCTGCAGAAGCGCTGCGCCGAGCACGAACAGTCGCTTGATCAGCAACAGCAAACGTTGACGCAAAAACTACGCACGCTGGAAGAACAAAGCCAAGCGCTGGACGAGGAAAGAACTTCGCTGGAACAGCAGCGTCAGGCATTGTGTCAGCGGCAGCAAATCCTCGACCAGCGGCAACAGACTATGGATCAACGTCAACGGGCGTTGGACGAACAGAAACAAACGGTGGACCAGCGTCAGGTGGCGCTCGATGAGCACCAACTGATGCTCGACGAACGGCGCGACGCGCTGGATCAACGGCAACAAACTTTGGAACAAAGGCAGCAGGCCGGCGAGCAACGCCAACGTACACTCGTCGAGCAACAACAAACGTTGGAACAACGTCAAAAGCTGCTGGACGACGAGCAAAAGGCACTGGACGAGCTTAATGCAACGCTGGAGGAACAACGAAAAGCGTTCGACCAGCAACAGCAGGCCTTCGCGGTCGAGCGCACCGACCTGGAACAGCAACGGCAATCGCTGGCTGAACAAGCTGCCGAACTGCAGCAACAGCGCAATGCCTTTGACAAGCGGCGGCAATCGCTCGAGTCCGATCGTCGCGCGGGAAATGCACAACGGGAAGAAATCGCGTCGGAATTACGAGAACGGGAAGAGCAAGTGCGGCAACTCTCCGCCGAATTGAAACAACTTCAGCAGGATTCTGCTGCTCGCGCCAACCAACGCGAACCGGATCACACCCAGCAAGAAACGGCATTGACTGAGCGTGCTGCGGCCCTGGAAAGCCAGGTCGCCAATTTGGAAGCCGAGAACGACCAACTGCGGCAGGAGTGCCGGCAATCACAACAAGCGCTTCACAAGTTGGAAGACGACATGGCGGCCCTGCGCGATCAAAAACCAGTTTCAGCGATGGAACGAGAAGAGGAAGCCCCGTCCAGCGAGACCGTTACCCACGACACGAAACCTGCGGAACCGACCGCGTCGCAAGACGATGGCCAGCCAACCTCTGCTTCCGATGAAGATGCCTTGTTTGCCCGGCTGCGGGCGATGTCGCTTTTGAAGGAAGACCACGTCGAAGAAGACCACGTCGAAGAGGAACAGAACATGCCGCCGGCTACGCCAGAACCTGAACTTCAACCAGAGGCAACGGAGGCAACTCCTAGCGCTCCGGCCATCCACGAACCCGAGCACGAGCATGACGAATCGGTCGACGATTACATGGTCAAGCTGCTGCAACGAATGCGTGGCCTGACGGACGATGCATCCACGCCTGCGGCTCGCCGTCCTGCGACGGACGAAAGCACCAAGCCTGCATCGTCATCGTCGTTATCGTCAACGGTCTTTCCCTCCGTCACGTCTCGACCGGAAACCACCACACCGCCCACAAAAGCAGGCAAATTCGAGCCGCGCTCGGCGGCGCCGGAAAAAAGTCGCGATTTGGCGGCGATGCGCGAAATCGCGAATCTTAGTGCCCGCGCCGCCATCGCCACGCACCATCATCGTCGCGGCACGGACCGGGCCTGGACGATTTTGTGGGCGGGAACGTTCAGCTTGGTCGTCGGAATCATCTTGCTGATCGAAGTGCCTGATTTCCGTTCACCCCTGTTTTATCTGGGATTAACCGGAGTGGGGGCGGCGATTTGTTGCTTCACGAGATCACATCTGCTCGTGCGAAAACTGCTTTCGACGCAACGGCACAAAGAGCATCAATTCGCGGCCATTGCGCACGAGAAAGACCTCGCGGAATCGCACGAGAAATCTGCGCCCGCATTGACTCCGGCCGAGCCGTCGGAAGAATCGACTTCTGTGACGCCTGAAAGCACGTCGTAACCGCCAACGGCTGAAAAGTACGGCTAGCATTTCCCGCGGGCCGCCAGCACGTCGTCGAAATCGCGCAAATGGTAGCCAATGCCCGCCACGTCCAGCACGCGGCACAGACTGCGCGTGGCCACGCCCAAGCCGTCGGGCCCGCTAAAGCCGCCAAATTGTCCGCCCCCTTTCAAATGGGGCTCTAAATCCATAAACACGCCGGGAATGCCCCGCCGCTTCAGCTTTTTTTCCAAGGCCGGAATTTCTTTGCGAAAATCGCGGAGAATGACGCCGTAAGAACCGTCGCCCAGTTCGGCGGGCACAAAGTGCTTGAGGCCGTCTTCATCGACGTGCCGCTTGCGCTTAGCGGGCCGGGGCGAACGATAATCTTTGACGTGCATCCAGCCGATGCCCGGCTTCATCGCCAAATACTGCTGGAAAACCTCGGCGGGCGTATAACCCTGCGAGACAATGTTGCCGGCGTCAAAAATCAACAGCAGGGCCGGATGATTCACCTGGCGATAAATTTCCGCCATCAGTTGTCCGCTTTGGCCCACCAAATTCGCTTCGATTTCCAAGCCGTAAGTCAAGTCGGAACGATGGCATGCTTCGGCAATTTGCCCCAGTTGTTCCACCGTTTGCGGCAGGAACTTGGCCGGATCGGCCCCGCACGGCGGATAAAACGAAAATCCGCGGATCAGCTTCGTCTCGAACGCATGGGCCAATTCGCAGGCCCGTTTCACGTCGCCGGCCAGATATTTTTTGAACGGCACGTACTTGTTCTTGGTGCCGTCTTCCTCGTCGACCAATTTCACTTTGCCCAACGGCGAGCCGATGGAAGTGACATTCAGTCCGTATTCATCCTCCAGGTGGCGCAGCTTGGTGATTTCCGCCCGCGAAAGCTGCATTACGTTCTTAATGCCATTACCGACGTCGATAAATCGAATGCTGTAGTATTGCAACCCCAAGGCCCCCAGCGCCGCAAACTGTTGAACCGCCGTCTTTTGGTTCGCTGATTCATCGGCAAAGGCGCTAAGAATGACCTCCGGCGGTTCGTGGGGCATGGCGATTGACTTTGCTGTGGTGATGAAATAGTTTCGCTTGGTGCAGATACAACATCCGCAGGCCAACGAGTGTTGCCATTGTGTGGCCCAGCATAACCTCCCGCAAGTCCCAAGGCAAATTACGCGGTAACTTGCAGACCGTACTTTTCCTGCAGCGCCATGCCCGATCTGATCGTCGATAACATTACCAAGCAGTTTCCGACGCGAGCCGAATCGTTATCGGTATTGCGTGGTGTATCGCTCCAGTTGTCACGCGGCGAAAACTTGGCGATTTTGGGGCCCAGCGGCTCGGGCAAAAGCACACTGCTCTACATTGTCGGCACGCTCGATCGGCCCACTTCCGGCCGCATCGAACTCGTCAGCGCCGATCCGTTCACTCTCGACGAGCCCCAGCTGGCCGATTTCCGCAACCAGCAAATCGGTTTTGTGTTCCAAGATCATTACCTGCTGCCGCAGTGCTCGGTGCTGGAAAACGTGTTGTTGCCCACCATCGCGCACCCGGGACACAACGGCGCGCCGCTGGAACGCGCTCGGCTGCTGATCGAGCGGGTGGGGCTTTCCGAGCGAATCGATCATCGGCCGGCCGAACTCTCCGGCGGCGAACGCCAGCGCGTGGCCGTGGCCCGGGCGCTAATTCGTAAACCCATTTTGTTGTTGGCCGACGAGCCGACAGGAAATCTCGATCGCACCACCGCCGCCTCGGTCGGCAAGCTGCTGTTGGAACTGCAGCGCGACGAACAAACTATGATGATTGTGGTCACGCACAGTCTGGAGTTGGCCGCGCTGTTCGATAAGCGACTGGAATTGAACGAAGGAAACCTAGCCGCAATTGCCTGAATTATTTCGGCTCATATTGCTAAACCGCAAGCGCTACGCCAGCCCGGCGGCAAAACTATAAAACCCTCCTCCCCACTCGACCACTCACTGCCCTCATGTCCCCCCTCCGCCTTGCCCTTCGCAGTTTGGCATATCACTGGCGCAGCAATTTCGCCGTGGCGCTGGGAGTGATGGCTGCCACGGCGGTGTTGACGGGTGCGCTGGTGGTGGGCGATTCGGTGACATTCAGCCTGCGGCAATTGGCGATCGATCGGCTGGGCCGCATCGACGCGGCACTGGTTACGCCCCATTTCTTTCGAGAAAAACTGGCTGAAGATGTTGCCGCTGATCCGACGTTCCAGCACGATTTCACCGCCGCGCTGCCGGCCATCATGCTGCAAGGCACGCTGGAAAATCCAACGGGCGATCATCATCGCCGCGCGGGCAACGTGGCCATTTTGGGCGTGGGGGAACCATTCTGGCAACTGGGAAGCGGCGCCCCGACCAAGCCCCCAGTAAAAGACGAAATTGTTCTGAATCAGCCGCTGGCCGATCAACTGCGCGTGAAAGCCGGCGACGAAGTTGTTCTGCGATTACAACAAGCGGCCAATGTTCCGGCGGACAGTCCGCTGGGCAGGAAGACCGAAACGATTCGCAGCCGCCGCTTCAGTGTCAGCGACGTGATTCCCGCCGAAGGATTGGGCCGCTTCGGCCTGCGCCCCTCGCAACAATTGCCGCTTGATGCTTACACAGTCATCCAGCCGCTCCAAGAAATGATCGGCGTCGAGGGGCGCGTAAATGCCATCCTTGTCGCCGGCAATGATGAGAATGCCGTGCCCGACGCAGCCGCCGAACAAGCGCTGCAAAACTCCTTGCAACCGACGCTGGCCGATTACGGCGTTTCCATTCGCAAAACCGCGCGTGGGTATTTCAACATCACCACCGATCGCATGTTGCTGGAGCCGGCGATTGAATCGGCCGCGATGCGAACCTTTGGCGCTCTTGGGGCGCAGCCAGCATTCACGTATCTGGCGAATTACATATTAGCGGACGAGGGTCGCGGCAAAATTCCGTATTCGACCGTGGCGGCGGTCGATTTCAGCAATCAGCCGCCGCTGGGTCCGCTGGTAAATCGCCAAGGCCAGCCCATTGGCCCGCTGGCCGAAGATGAAATTGTGCTCAACTCCTGGGCTGCCGACGATCTGGCCGCCCAAGGCGCGCCGGTTAAGCCGGGCGACACGATCGTCATCACGTACTTTGAGCCGGAAAGCACGCACGGCAAAGTGGTCGAATCGCGGCACACCTTTCGCTTGAAAGATATTACCCCGCTGGCGGGCGTGGCTGACGACCGTGATTTCACGCCCGAGGTGAAAGGAATCACCGACGAAGCTTCCATCGCCGATTGGAACCCGCCATTTCCGTACGATCCGCAGCGTGTTCGCAGCACGCCGCCAAACAATCAGGACGATTTGTATTGGCGCGAGCATCGGGCCACACCCAAGGCCTTCATCAGTCTGGAGGAAGGCCGCCAATTGTGGAGCAGTCGCTTTGGCAACACCACTTCCATTCGCATTCCGTCGGGAGACGGCTTGACCGAGCAAGCCATCGCCGAAAAATTACAATCGGCCATTAAACCCGCCGATTTAGGCTTCGATTTCCTGCCGGTCAAGCGGCTAAGTTTGACTGCCGCTGCAGGCACAACTCCATTTGCATTGCTGTTTTTAGGATTCAGCCTGTTTATCATCGCCGCCGCGCTAATGCTGGTGATGCTGTTGTTCAAGCTTGGAGTCGATGAACGGGCCGCGGAACTGGGCATTGTGTTGGCCGTCGGACTGAGGCGCCGCTTGGCCCGACGAATGTTGCTGCTGGAAGGCGGATTTGTAGCATTGATCGGGGCTACATTCGGCGCTATGGCCGGCGTCGGATACGCCTGGCTGATGCTGGTGGGATTGAAAACATGGTGGCTGGGAGCGATTTCCACGCCGTTTTTGCATCTGCATGTTGACGAGCACAGCGTGGTTCACGGCGGATTTTTCGGCGTGGCGATTTCGCTGGCCACCATCGTTTGGGCGGTGCGGCAAACCCGGCGAGTCAGTGTGCGGAGCTTGCTGGCCGGCCGCGCCGAAGAAAGCCGTTTATTTGGTCACCGCCCAGCGCGCCGCGCACCGTGGATTGCCGCCGCGCTTTTGGTCGTGGCCATTGCCGCGGGTTTTTCCGCCGCTTCGCTCACCGGCGAAGAACAGGCCGGCACATTTATAACCGCCGGCGCTTTGGTGCTGGCCGCAATATTAACGTGGCTTTGGGACCGTCTTCGGGCCGTCCGCACTTCATCGCCCCTGGTGGGCCGCGGAGCTCTGGCGTGGTTGGCCTGGCGCAACGCTTCTCGCAATCCGCTGCGCAGCACGCTGACCATCGGTTTGACGGCTGCCGCCTGCTTTCTGATCGTCGCTCTCAGCGCGTTTCAGCTCGAGGCGCCCGTGCATGGACCTGCGTTCGACAGCGGCGACGGGGGTTATGCCTTCGTGGCCCACAGCGATCAGCCGATTTATCAAAATCTAAACTCGCCCGCAGCTTGGCAAGATTTAGGCTTTAGCTCGCAGGCGGAGAAAACGCTAACCGCCGCGGAAGCTGCCGGCGTGCGGATTTATTCGCTGCGAGTCGAGGCCGGCGACGACGCCAGTTGCTTGAATCTTTACCGGCCGCGGCAGCCGCGTATATTGGGCGTGCCGCCGGAATTTATCGGACAAGGGGGTTTCGCTTGGGCGGCGACGGCGGCGAAAACGGATCGAGAGAAAAGCAATTCTTGGCTGTTGTTAATGCGTCGGCCTAATCCTGAGGCGGGCGATGGAAAAAAATCTGACCCCGCGCCCGGCGACGCCATTCCCGTCGTGCTGGATCAAAATACCGCGCTGTACAGCCTGCATCTTTACGGCGGCGTGGGAGAGATGTTTGAAATCGATAATCCACGCGGCGGAAAAATTCGCCTGCAAGTGGTGGGGCTGCTGGACGGCAGCATTTTTCAGGGTGATTTGCTCATCAGCGAGGGAAACTTCCAGCGGTTGTTTCCGGATGCGAGCGGTTACCGATTCTTTCTAGCGAGTGTGCCGTCGGCAGGTGCTGAGTCCAGCGCTGCAACTGCCGCTGCGCCGCCACCGGGCGCCGCTCAAGTGGCTGATGCGTTGGAAAACGGCTTGAGCGATTACGGATTTGTCACGCAAAGCACAACGGCGCGGCTGGCGATGTTTTTCGCCGTGCAAAACACCTATTTGGCGACCTTTCGCAGCCTGGGGGCGCTGGGGTTGTTGCTGGGCACGTTCGGGCTGGCCGCCGTGCAATTACGGAGCGTCTTCGAACGTCGGGGCGAATTGGCGCTGATGCAGGCCACGGGCTTCCGCCGACGCCGCTTGGCGCAAATGGTGCTGCTTGAAAATGCTGCGTTGTTGATTGCCGGCCTGGCTGCCGGAACGGTGGCTGCAGGAGTTGCGTTATTGCCCCATTTGCTGACCGGCGGAGCAGGCATTCCGTGGCTTTCGCTGATTGCCATGTTGCTGATCGTTCTGATTGTCGGCGTCTCGGCCGGAATGCTGGCCGTGCGAGCCGTACTGCGTGCCCCATTGTTGGCTGCCTTGCACGGAAATTGATCGGCTGGAATTCAGCAAAATCTCTCTCGTTTCGCTGCCCTTACAGATGTTACACTACAGAACTCTCCAATTTCTCTCCTGTAGGCAACTTCATGAAAAACCTAGTTTACGTTTTGCTGTTCACCGCAATGAC includes:
- a CDS encoding sugar phosphate isomerase/epimerase family protein, whose product is MPHEPPEVILSAFADESANQKTAVQQFAALGALGLQYYSIRFIDVGNGIKNVMQLSRAEITKLRHLEDEYGLNVTSIGSPLGKVKLVDEEDGTKNKYVPFKKYLAGDVKRACELAHAFETKLIRGFSFYPPCGADPAKFLPQTVEQLGQIAEACHRSDLTYGLEIEANLVGQSGQLMAEIYRQVNHPALLLIFDAGNIVSQGYTPAEVFQQYLAMKPGIGWMHVKDYRSPRPAKRKRHVDEDGLKHFVPAELGDGSYGVILRDFRKEIPALEKKLKRRGIPGVFMDLEPHLKGGGQFGGFSGPDGLGVATRSLCRVLDVAGIGYHLRDFDDVLAARGKC
- a CDS encoding ABC transporter ATP-binding protein; the protein is MPDLIVDNITKQFPTRAESLSVLRGVSLQLSRGENLAILGPSGSGKSTLLYIVGTLDRPTSGRIELVSADPFTLDEPQLADFRNQQIGFVFQDHYLLPQCSVLENVLLPTIAHPGHNGAPLERARLLIERVGLSERIDHRPAELSGGERQRVAVARALIRKPILLLADEPTGNLDRTTAASVGKLLLELQRDEQTMMIVVTHSLELAALFDKRLELNEGNLAAIA
- a CDS encoding ABC transporter permease → MSPLRLALRSLAYHWRSNFAVALGVMAATAVLTGALVVGDSVTFSLRQLAIDRLGRIDAALVTPHFFREKLAEDVAADPTFQHDFTAALPAIMLQGTLENPTGDHHRRAGNVAILGVGEPFWQLGSGAPTKPPVKDEIVLNQPLADQLRVKAGDEVVLRLQQAANVPADSPLGRKTETIRSRRFSVSDVIPAEGLGRFGLRPSQQLPLDAYTVIQPLQEMIGVEGRVNAILVAGNDENAVPDAAAEQALQNSLQPTLADYGVSIRKTARGYFNITTDRMLLEPAIESAAMRTFGALGAQPAFTYLANYILADEGRGKIPYSTVAAVDFSNQPPLGPLVNRQGQPIGPLAEDEIVLNSWAADDLAAQGAPVKPGDTIVITYFEPESTHGKVVESRHTFRLKDITPLAGVADDRDFTPEVKGITDEASIADWNPPFPYDPQRVRSTPPNNQDDLYWREHRATPKAFISLEEGRQLWSSRFGNTTSIRIPSGDGLTEQAIAEKLQSAIKPADLGFDFLPVKRLSLTAAAGTTPFALLFLGFSLFIIAAALMLVMLLFKLGVDERAAELGIVLAVGLRRRLARRMLLLEGGFVALIGATFGAMAGVGYAWLMLVGLKTWWLGAISTPFLHLHVDEHSVVHGGFFGVAISLATIVWAVRQTRRVSVRSLLAGRAEESRLFGHRPARRAPWIAAALLVVAIAAGFSAASLTGEEQAGTFITAGALVLAAILTWLWDRLRAVRTSSPLVGRGALAWLAWRNASRNPLRSTLTIGLTAAACFLIVALSAFQLEAPVHGPAFDSGDGGYAFVAHSDQPIYQNLNSPAAWQDLGFSSQAEKTLTAAEAAGVRIYSLRVEAGDDASCLNLYRPRQPRILGVPPEFIGQGGFAWAATAAKTDREKSNSWLLLMRRPNPEAGDGKKSDPAPGDAIPVVLDQNTALYSLHLYGGVGEMFEIDNPRGGKIRLQVVGLLDGSIFQGDLLISEGNFQRLFPDASGYRFFLASVPSAGAESSAATAAAPPPGAAQVADALENGLSDYGFVTQSTTARLAMFFAVQNTYLATFRSLGALGLLLGTFGLAAVQLRSVFERRGELALMQATGFRRRRLAQMVLLENAALLIAGLAAGTVAAGVALLPHLLTGGAGIPWLSLIAMLLIVLIVGVSAGMLAVRAVLRAPLLAALHGN